A part of Ignavibacteriales bacterium genomic DNA contains:
- a CDS encoding glycosyltransferase family 9 protein — translation MRIVIFVGGGIGDVLMTTPMFRAIKKKYPESRVVVTVMGSSQATILLNNSNVDFIINLKSPKWSGALGFIRLLLFFNKEKFQYSFLNHIAERRKYFLLSFLSGTKNRVGFNRSKVAREKTYFLFVKLLNQPINYNFNSKLRTELNLELLKVLDIRDNDISYDLPITKKIIKKKRKIIGIHPGSNTGGELKRWQFEKFDELCKKINEAFGFSIRFFIGPEEEYLSKRINPKYEQIINVSLLDAIDKIAECDYFISNDSGLAHIAAAFKVPTIVLFGPTLKNEYILPTKYIAIDSGELECRPCFHLRKPCPIDQLCLKNITAEEVFFKFAKLIEA, via the coding sequence GTGAGAATTGTAATCTTTGTCGGTGGTGGAATCGGAGATGTATTAATGACAACTCCAATGTTCAGAGCCATCAAGAAAAAATATCCTGAATCAAGAGTTGTTGTAACTGTTATGGGGTCAAGTCAAGCTACAATTCTGCTTAATAATTCTAATGTAGATTTCATTATAAATCTAAAGAGTCCTAAGTGGTCAGGTGCGTTAGGATTTATTCGATTATTATTATTTTTTAATAAAGAGAAATTTCAGTACAGTTTTTTAAATCATATTGCAGAAAGAAGAAAATATTTTTTACTTTCTTTTCTGTCAGGTACAAAAAACAGGGTCGGTTTTAATAGATCTAAAGTTGCTAGGGAAAAGACCTATTTTCTATTTGTCAAATTACTAAATCAACCGATTAACTATAATTTTAATTCTAAATTAAGAACTGAATTAAATTTGGAACTCCTTAAAGTGCTCGATATTCGAGATAACGATATTTCCTATGATTTACCAATAACAAAAAAAATTATTAAGAAGAAAAGAAAAATTATAGGGATACATCCGGGCAGTAATACCGGTGGTGAATTAAAAAGATGGCAATTTGAAAAATTTGATGAATTGTGCAAAAAAATCAACGAGGCTTTTGGTTTTAGTATTAGATTCTTTATTGGTCCCGAAGAGGAATACCTCTCCAAGAGAATTAATCCTAAGTATGAACAAATTATAAATGTAAGCTTACTGGATGCAATAGATAAAATAGCAGAGTGTGATTATTTTATTAGTAATGATAGTGGATTAGCTCACATCGCGGCAGCTTTTAAAGTTCCAACTATTGTACTCTTTGGCCCAACGCTGAAAAACGAATATATTCTGCCGACGAAGTATATTGCAATTGATTCTGGAGAGCTTGAATGCAGACCCTGCTTTCACCTTAGAAAGCCTTGCCCAATTGATCAGTTATGCCTCAAAAATATTACAGCTGAAGAAGTGTTTTTTAAGTTTGCCAAATTAATTGAAGCTTAG
- a CDS encoding T9SS type A sorting domain-containing protein — translation MKNSCFILVIFIVLTLFTSSTYSQFSTQYKTENVFIVAIDGLRYTEGFASGNTYIPFLWDSLAPKGTIYTNFYNTGVTTSNSGHSQITNGVRQLLLVNTNSRNLPEDKSNMCPYDLEYSTISEKNQNPSPDNISIDTDLRPTEPTVGEYYRKFKGAPKEKVYYINGHSRIWRNPVSLFPGYGPDYAPVVVPVYSDLETLDTAFAVIERDHPPLCYVLFGEVDAAGHSGDTTRYLGQIMQVDSLIFQLWQKIQSDSVYANKTTMIITTDHGRHDEQHGGWKSHGDQCGGCRHVFLIALGPDIKPNTIIEDVHDHVDIAPTVGELLKFPTPLAQGKVLSEMLVSKSLTNHSVTGYPDQVSSVINLSRTGGFSRSPSITKNNNGLHVVFSDNNNEKSEIYYTKSTNSGTSWSSPQIILTDPNPSGYELEPAITSVDSNSLYVISSGYHYSPTESTYLWLLKGILSENSGLTWNTESVLDTQLTISSKPTVVSTGKNITAISTVSHSLKSVVSTDGGLTFSSSVLVSKTGFPQVPTATYMKSTCYSVWQNVSWFEPYWKLWFGNQPWLEETAVTPNVTDSYPYFPSISSDNAKRIHLVYSYAYIPDSLAPVEWRIDYLRSLDSGKTWQNPSTISGLTNSFLPKIKISDNGKVCAIWSSFTNNKWSIRGSYSTDAGVSWVEPFQITQKQEFSLYSDFYISKDTLFVVWQNFSRGNWELLFTKYVLNSPNEMNKIQNSESPIVFSLDQNYPNPFNPKTNIRFQLPKDSFVSLKIFDLLGTEVSTLINEEQSAGIHDIDFNASDLPSGIYFYRIQAGNFIDTKKLILLK, via the coding sequence GTGAAAAATTCATGTTTTATTTTGGTCATTTTCATAGTTTTGACATTGTTTACGAGTTCTACATACTCGCAGTTTTCAACACAATACAAAACAGAAAACGTATTTATCGTAGCTATTGACGGATTAAGATATACAGAAGGGTTTGCTTCCGGGAATACATACATTCCATTTCTATGGGATAGTTTAGCTCCTAAGGGAACAATTTATACAAACTTTTACAACACTGGAGTTACAACTTCTAATTCTGGACATTCTCAAATTACTAACGGAGTAAGACAGTTATTGTTGGTCAATACAAACTCAAGAAACCTGCCGGAAGATAAATCAAATATGTGTCCCTATGATTTAGAATACTCAACGATATCCGAGAAGAATCAAAATCCATCCCCTGATAATATAAGTATAGATACAGATTTAAGACCCACAGAGCCAACTGTTGGAGAATATTATCGTAAATTCAAAGGCGCACCAAAAGAAAAAGTTTATTACATAAATGGACATAGCAGAATATGGCGTAACCCGGTAAGCCTTTTCCCTGGTTATGGACCGGATTACGCACCGGTTGTCGTTCCCGTATATAGCGACCTTGAAACTCTTGATACTGCGTTTGCCGTGATTGAGCGTGATCACCCGCCTCTTTGTTATGTTCTTTTTGGTGAAGTAGATGCTGCCGGACATTCAGGTGATACCACAAGATATCTTGGACAAATAATGCAGGTTGATTCACTCATATTTCAACTCTGGCAAAAAATTCAATCGGACTCCGTTTATGCGAACAAAACAACAATGATAATAACCACCGATCATGGGAGACATGATGAACAACATGGAGGGTGGAAAAGCCATGGGGATCAGTGCGGAGGCTGCAGGCACGTTTTTCTAATTGCGCTTGGACCTGATATCAAACCAAATACAATTATTGAAGATGTACATGATCATGTTGACATCGCCCCAACCGTTGGGGAATTATTGAAATTCCCGACCCCTCTTGCGCAAGGAAAAGTTTTAAGTGAAATGTTAGTCTCCAAAAGTCTAACTAATCATTCAGTAACTGGATATCCAGATCAAGTATCTTCTGTAATAAATTTAAGCCGGACAGGAGGTTTTTCACGTTCACCTTCTATTACAAAGAATAATAATGGTTTGCATGTAGTTTTTTCAGATAATAATAATGAAAAGAGTGAAATCTATTATACTAAAAGTACTAATAGTGGAACTAGTTGGAGCAGTCCTCAAATAATTTTGACAGATCCCAATCCTTCTGGATACGAATTAGAACCGGCTATTACATCTGTTGACAGTAATAGTTTATATGTTATCTCGTCCGGTTACCATTATTCGCCTACCGAATCAACTTATCTCTGGCTTTTAAAAGGAATATTAAGCGAAAACTCCGGCTTAACCTGGAATACAGAATCAGTACTTGATACTCAGTTAACCATTAGTTCAAAACCAACAGTTGTGTCAACAGGAAAAAATATCACAGCGATTTCAACCGTATCTCATTCTTTGAAAAGTGTGGTAAGTACAGACGGTGGTCTGACATTCAGTTCTTCCGTTCTAGTTTCAAAAACGGGATTTCCTCAAGTACCTACGGCGACATATATGAAATCAACTTGTTACTCCGTGTGGCAAAATGTTTCATGGTTTGAACCCTATTGGAAACTCTGGTTTGGAAATCAGCCGTGGCTTGAGGAAACTGCAGTTACTCCAAACGTAACAGATAGTTATCCCTATTTTCCTTCAATTAGCAGCGATAATGCCAAGCGGATTCACTTAGTTTATTCTTATGCTTATATCCCTGATTCATTAGCACCGGTAGAATGGCGGATAGATTATCTGAGAAGTCTGGATTCCGGTAAAACCTGGCAGAACCCAAGTACAATTTCTGGTTTAACAAACTCTTTTCTGCCTAAAATAAAGATTTCTGATAATGGAAAAGTTTGTGCAATATGGTCTTCGTTTACCAACAATAAATGGAGTATTCGGGGTTCTTATTCCACTGATGCCGGAGTTAGTTGGGTTGAGCCTTTTCAGATTACACAGAAGCAGGAGTTTTCACTGTACAGTGACTTTTATATATCTAAAGATACTTTATTTGTGGTCTGGCAGAATTTTAGCAGAGGAAATTGGGAATTATTATTCACTAAGTATGTGTTGAATAGTCCAAATGAAATGAATAAAATCCAGAATAGTGAGTCGCCAATTGTATTTTCACTTGATCAAAATTATCCAAATCCGTTTAACCCAAAGACAAATATTCGATTTCAATTGCCAAAGGATTCTTTTGTCAGTTTGAAAATTTTTGATTTACTGGGAACAGAAGTATCAACTTTAATAAATGAGGAACAATCAGCAGGAATTCACGATATAGATTTCAATGCTTCTGACTTACCCAGTGGAATATACTTTTATAGAATTCAAGCTGGCAATTTTATAGATACAAAAAAACTAATTTTGCTGAAATAG
- a CDS encoding sulfotransferase: MVTNTDKLKILYIMGAGRSGSTIFGILLGNMPCNFYGGELHMWNLHAGNANNERIEVKAFWERVKLEMPEVENYFGDKYYKYLEYHSSFLFCPWLTKKKLISEYHEFNRQLISSIKKVANKEYVIDSSHYPFRALWLSKNKNIDTHFIYLYRHPFNVVESFSKKNIEHKSKNPVSANIYLFFVTLLSLIVYFFLPKGQKTKIRYEDVITSPELVINKFNKLLNVQNTVIDFDRLNIGYVFQSNRIRHFETIALKPKESMNKLSLFWKCFTVICQFPFLLINKRTKNI; this comes from the coding sequence ATGGTCACTAATACAGACAAGCTAAAAATACTTTACATAATGGGTGCCGGTAGAAGTGGAAGCACCATCTTTGGTATTTTATTAGGAAATATGCCCTGTAATTTTTATGGCGGAGAACTTCATATGTGGAATTTGCATGCTGGAAATGCAAATAACGAAAGAATTGAAGTTAAAGCTTTTTGGGAAAGAGTAAAGCTTGAAATGCCCGAAGTTGAAAATTATTTTGGTGATAAATATTATAAGTATTTGGAATATCACAGTTCTTTCCTTTTTTGTCCCTGGCTTACAAAAAAAAAACTTATTTCGGAATACCATGAGTTTAATAGACAGCTTATTTCATCAATCAAAAAAGTAGCTAATAAAGAGTATGTGATTGACTCTTCACACTATCCTTTTCGGGCTTTATGGCTTAGTAAAAATAAAAATATTGATACACATTTTATTTATTTATATCGGCATCCATTTAATGTGGTTGAATCATTTAGTAAAAAAAATATAGAACACAAATCAAAAAACCCGGTTTCCGCAAATATCTATCTATTTTTTGTAACTCTTCTTTCTTTAATTGTGTACTTCTTTCTTCCTAAAGGTCAAAAAACTAAAATTAGGTATGAAGATGTAATTACAAGTCCTGAATTAGTAATAAATAAGTTCAATAAATTACTTAACGTACAAAATACTGTTATAGATTTTGATAGATTAAATATTGGATATGTTTTCCAGTCTAATCGTATTCGCCATTTTGAAACAATAGCTTTGAAACCAAAAGAATCAATGAACAAACTTAGTCTGTTCTGGAAATGTTTTACAGTAATTTGTCAATTCCCTTTTTTACTAATCAATAAACGTACAAAAAATATATAG
- a CDS encoding glycosyltransferase family 4 protein: protein MSNSKKQILIAHQSTIPHYRVAFYEAVERLRPRWWEFTVMYDKEEADNFFYMSSNIKNFNFQVKETKSYTLNILGRRLIFQTFPFTSIKYDLLVVGNAMNNIAYPISFIRKLFGKPIAYWGHGRDVFTLKKSLLKRMTDGFKMILSNLADGFFAYTEGVKKYLVQGGITPNKIFPLYNTINIEEKRKEYEIILPDREALRIKMGVNSKKVLLMVGRLTKERRMGFFLESYKHLLSIDRSYKLFIIGGGNKKIVEEFQNQFGKEFVEFLGVVPDEEIAKYYVASDLFVYPGSVGLAPLQALCYSLIPIVIDSDTHSPEFEYLNKSNSIILPKNTDAIDYANTIKSFIDNKEELIKIQNHAWDSIKHLTIENMARNFISGINFILDKERNSSSGYGNKS, encoded by the coding sequence ATGTCAAATAGTAAAAAACAAATTTTAATCGCTCATCAATCTACAATTCCACATTATCGTGTTGCTTTCTATGAGGCAGTTGAAAGGCTTCGACCTCGATGGTGGGAGTTTACTGTGATGTATGACAAAGAAGAGGCTGATAATTTTTTTTACATGTCTTCAAACATTAAAAACTTTAATTTTCAGGTTAAGGAAACAAAAAGCTATACTCTGAACATTTTAGGAAGAAGATTAATTTTTCAAACATTTCCTTTCACCTCCATTAAGTATGATCTTTTAGTTGTTGGAAATGCCATGAATAATATTGCCTATCCCATTTCGTTTATTAGAAAGTTATTTGGCAAACCTATTGCATACTGGGGTCATGGTCGCGATGTTTTTACGTTAAAAAAGAGTTTGTTAAAAAGGATGACCGATGGATTCAAGATGATACTCTCAAATTTAGCTGATGGTTTCTTTGCTTATACAGAGGGCGTTAAAAAATACCTTGTACAGGGCGGCATTACTCCAAATAAGATTTTTCCTCTTTATAACACTATTAACATTGAAGAGAAACGAAAAGAATATGAAATAATCCTGCCAGACCGGGAAGCACTACGTATTAAAATGGGAGTTAATTCTAAAAAGGTATTGCTAATGGTGGGGAGGCTGACTAAAGAAAGGCGGATGGGATTTTTTCTTGAGTCATATAAACATTTATTATCAATTGATAGATCCTATAAATTATTTATTATCGGCGGTGGAAATAAAAAAATTGTTGAAGAATTCCAGAATCAATTTGGAAAAGAATTTGTCGAATTTCTTGGAGTGGTCCCTGACGAAGAAATCGCAAAGTATTATGTAGCTAGTGATTTATTCGTTTATCCCGGCTCAGTTGGATTAGCACCTTTACAGGCGCTATGCTATAGTCTTATACCAATTGTTATAGATTCAGACACACATAGCCCGGAATTTGAATATTTAAATAAAAGCAATTCTATTATACTTCCTAAAAATACTGATGCAATAGACTATGCAAACACAATTAAATCATTTATAGATAATAAAGAAGAATTAATTAAAATACAAAATCATGCTTGGGATTCTATTAAACACCTAACGATAGAAAACATGGCAAGAAATTTTATAAGTGGAATTAATTTTATACTGGACAAAGAAAGGAATAGTAGTAGCGGTTATGGTAATAAGTCATAA
- a CDS encoding UDP-glucose/GDP-mannose dehydrogenase family protein produces MNISIFGLGYVGCVSLGCLAQNGHIVIGVDVSETKVDLINSGIATIVEKDIDEIIRAQFNSDKIRATMDPKEAVLNTEISIIAVGTPSSVNGHLILDYIYKVVENIADALKQKNGFHVIAIRSTVLPGTCEKAAKMIEKISGKIYNKDFTVVSNPEFLREGTAVNDYFHPPYTLIGSDSKSGSEKMSQLYSEIDAEIVVTSIKEAEIIKYVNNTFHALKVSFANEIGNICKTLGVDSLEVMKIFIKDKQLNISPYYLRPGFAYGGSCLPKDLKALQTLAHDLYLDTPVIQSINKSNDIQIKRAEKIITNCNKNKIGILGLSFKEGTDDLRNSPSVNLIETLLGKGFTIKIYDKSVQYSQLTGRNKDYIDQHIPHLAKLMESDVEHLIMNSELLVVSTREKEFDEILSNIQDKKIIDLVGLDKEFLNKPNYFGINW; encoded by the coding sequence TTGAATATCTCAATATTTGGACTAGGGTATGTTGGTTGTGTAAGTCTTGGTTGTTTAGCCCAAAATGGACACATTGTTATCGGTGTAGATGTTAGTGAAACTAAAGTTGATTTAATCAATAGCGGAATTGCTACAATCGTTGAAAAAGATATTGATGAAATTATAAGAGCTCAGTTTAATTCGGATAAAATTAGAGCAACTATGGATCCGAAAGAAGCAGTCCTGAATACCGAGATATCAATCATTGCCGTAGGAACTCCTTCTTCTGTAAATGGTCATCTCATACTTGATTATATTTATAAAGTTGTCGAAAATATTGCAGACGCATTAAAACAAAAAAATGGATTCCATGTGATTGCTATCAGATCAACTGTGCTTCCCGGAACTTGTGAGAAAGCTGCTAAAATGATAGAGAAAATTTCAGGCAAAATATATAATAAAGACTTCACCGTTGTATCGAACCCCGAATTTCTTAGGGAGGGTACGGCGGTTAACGATTACTTCCATCCCCCATACACACTGATTGGATCTGACAGCAAATCAGGCTCAGAAAAAATGTCTCAGCTCTACAGTGAAATTGACGCAGAAATTGTAGTTACTTCTATAAAAGAAGCGGAAATAATTAAATATGTAAATAATACCTTTCACGCTTTAAAAGTCAGCTTTGCAAATGAAATAGGAAATATATGCAAAACACTTGGGGTTGATTCACTTGAAGTAATGAAGATTTTTATTAAAGACAAACAATTAAACATTTCTCCTTATTATTTAAGACCGGGTTTTGCGTATGGTGGTTCCTGTCTGCCTAAAGATCTTAAAGCACTTCAAACTTTAGCTCATGATCTATACCTCGACACTCCTGTTATTCAGAGTATAAATAAAAGCAACGATATTCAAATTAAAAGAGCAGAAAAAATAATTACAAATTGCAACAAAAATAAAATTGGGATTTTGGGATTAAGTTTTAAGGAGGGAACGGATGATCTTCGAAACAGCCCTTCTGTTAATTTGATTGAGACTCTTCTTGGCAAAGGATTTACAATAAAAATTTATGACAAAAGTGTTCAGTATTCTCAATTGACCGGAAGAAATAAAGACTATATAGACCAGCATATCCCCCACCTTGCTAAACTAATGGAAAGTGACGTTGAACACTTGATCATGAATAGCGAGTTATTAGTAGTTTCGACACGGGAGAAAGAGTTCGATGAAATCCTAAGTAATATTCAGGATAAAAAAATAATTGACCTTGTTGGTCTTGATAAAGAGTTTCTAAATAAACCTAATTATTTCGGAATCAACTGGTAG
- a CDS encoding WecB/TagA/CpsF family glycosyltransferase, with product MAIQRTSFAVSALAVHGLITAVRDIKLKSVIKKIDMIVPDGQPIRWALNSFHKIGLKDRVYGPTLTLYVLKKANEKNLKIYLYGSTKETLNKFSLFITRSFPNVIISGIHVDRFREATPKENEEDIKKINASGANIVLVGRGCPRQEIWVAEHQGKIQAAMMAVGAAFDFHAGTVKQAPKWVQDYGFEWLFRLIQEPKRLWKRYLITNSYFILLFFKNKFIHRSFT from the coding sequence ATGGCAATACAAAGAACGAGTTTTGCGGTCTCTGCTCTTGCTGTTCATGGGCTTATTACCGCAGTTCGGGATATAAAACTAAAATCAGTGATCAAGAAAATAGATATGATTGTTCCTGACGGACAACCAATTCGCTGGGCGCTTAATAGCTTTCATAAAATAGGACTAAAGGACAGAGTTTACGGACCAACATTAACTCTTTATGTTCTGAAAAAAGCAAATGAAAAGAATTTGAAAATTTATCTTTATGGCAGCACAAAAGAAACTCTTAATAAATTTTCTTTATTTATAACACGAAGTTTCCCCAATGTAATAATTTCAGGAATTCATGTCGATCGTTTTAGAGAAGCAACCCCGAAAGAAAACGAGGAAGATATAAAAAAAATTAATGCTTCAGGTGCTAACATTGTTCTTGTTGGAAGAGGTTGTCCAAGACAAGAGATTTGGGTCGCTGAACATCAAGGCAAAATACAAGCCGCAATGATGGCTGTGGGTGCCGCTTTTGATTTTCATGCCGGAACAGTAAAACAGGCACCCAAATGGGTTCAGGATTACGGCTTTGAATGGTTGTTCAGGCTTATTCAAGAACCAAAACGATTGTGGAAACGATACTTAATTACAAATAGTTATTTCATTTTATTATTTTTTAAAAACAAATTTATTCACAGGAGCTTTACTTAA
- a CDS encoding NAD-dependent epimerase/dehydratase family protein produces the protein MKKMIVTGSSGLIGSEVVTFFAQRDWMVFGIDNDMRADFFGPTGDTRWNQKRLSELYKNFKHNEIDIRNREAILEFVKTINPDAIVHTAAQPSHDLAASRPFDDFDVNAVGTLNLLEANRRTNPEIPFIYMSTNKVYGDAPNELNLVELETRWDYADKNFYNGIKEDFRIDQSKHSLFGASKVAADVMVQEYGRYFGMPTCCLRGGCLTGPNHSGVELHGFLSYLIKCNVEKKKYNIYGYKGKQVRDNIHSLDVVRFMNEFLNYPRVAEVYNLGGGRDNSISILEAFSMIESISGNAMIYEYFDQNRIGDHICYISNLQKMKEHYPNWDITKDLKTTFQEIYEAWGKKIIKN, from the coding sequence ATGAAAAAAATGATTGTCACCGGTTCAAGCGGATTAATTGGAAGCGAAGTAGTTACATTTTTTGCTCAACGGGATTGGATGGTATTTGGAATTGACAACGACATGCGCGCAGATTTTTTTGGACCAACCGGTGATACAAGATGGAATCAAAAAAGACTTTCAGAACTATACAAAAATTTTAAGCATAATGAAATTGATATTCGCAATAGGGAAGCAATACTTGAATTTGTCAAGACAATTAATCCGGATGCAATAGTTCATACTGCAGCACAACCAAGCCATGACCTTGCTGCTTCCAGACCTTTTGATGATTTCGATGTTAATGCTGTTGGTACGTTAAACCTACTCGAAGCTAATAGAAGAACTAACCCTGAAATACCATTTATTTATATGTCAACTAATAAAGTTTACGGTGACGCACCCAATGAACTTAATCTTGTTGAGTTGGAAACACGCTGGGATTATGCTGATAAAAATTTTTATAATGGAATTAAGGAGGATTTTAGAATTGATCAGTCCAAACATTCGCTTTTTGGAGCCTCAAAGGTTGCCGCTGACGTAATGGTTCAGGAGTATGGAAGATATTTTGGGATGCCGACTTGTTGTTTAAGGGGAGGATGCCTAACGGGTCCTAATCACAGCGGTGTGGAACTACACGGATTTTTAAGTTACCTGATAAAGTGCAATGTTGAAAAGAAAAAATATAATATTTACGGTTATAAAGGCAAACAGGTACGAGATAATATCCACTCGCTTGATGTCGTGCGTTTTATGAATGAATTTCTGAATTATCCCCGGGTTGCGGAAGTTTATAACCTCGGAGGTGGACGAGACAATTCTATCTCAATACTCGAAGCATTTTCAATGATTGAATCTATTTCCGGGAATGCAATGATATATGAATATTTTGACCAAAATAGAATTGGTGACCATATATGTTATATATCTAATCTTCAGAAAATGAAAGAACATTACCCCAATTGGGACATAACAAAAGACTTGAAAACTACATTTCAGGAAATTTATGAGGCTTGGGGGAAAAAAATAATTAAAAATTAA